One part of the Anaerofustis stercorihominis DSM 17244 genome encodes these proteins:
- the spoIIAB gene encoding anti-sigma F factor: protein MKIGNKVDNFLNVSFKSISENESLARLIISSFVLPLNPTIDELNDIKTSVSEAVTNSIIHAYNNEDNHLITMEAFIRNREVTIKIIDDGIGIKDIDRAKEPLYTSKPELERSGLGFTIMESFMDELSITSKEGDGTTLIMSKKISSRDNTYNE, encoded by the coding sequence ATGAAAATAGGTAATAAAGTAGATAATTTTTTAAATGTTTCATTTAAAAGCATATCCGAAAACGAATCTTTGGCAAGGCTCATCATTTCAAGTTTCGTACTTCCGTTAAACCCTACCATAGACGAGCTTAACGATATAAAGACGAGTGTATCGGAAGCTGTGACAAATTCGATAATCCACGCATACAACAATGAAGACAATCACTTGATAACAATGGAAGCATTTATAAGAAACAGAGAAGTAACGATAAAAATAATAGATGACGGGATCGGTATAAAAGATATAGACCGGGCCAAGGAACCGTTATATACATCAAAACCCGAACTTGAAAGATCCGGACTGGGTTTTACCATAATGGAAAGCTTTATGGATGAACTTAGTATCACATCCAAAGAAGGCGACGGCACTACTTTAATAATGAGTAAAAAAATTTCAAGCAGGGATAATACATATAATGAATAG
- a CDS encoding anti-sigma factor antagonist (This anti-anti-sigma factor, or anti-sigma factor antagonist, belongs to a family that includes characterized members SpoIIAA, RsbV, RsfA, and RsfB.) → MNFEINIAGNTLTIKIKGDLDDHVTLDLRENIDYALCKKEIKNLIFDLSELTFMDSAGIGLFMGRYKKISAQNGKCGLVTKDKQIIKILRMSGILSIFDLFNTLEEGIEKYENR, encoded by the coding sequence ATGAATTTTGAAATAAATATAGCAGGTAACACGCTGACTATCAAAATCAAAGGTGATTTGGATGATCATGTTACTTTGGATTTAAGAGAAAACATTGATTACGCATTATGCAAAAAAGAAATAAAAAATTTGATATTTGATTTAAGTGAACTCACCTTTATGGATTCCGCGGGTATAGGACTTTTTATGGGAAGATATAAGAAAATTTCCGCACAAAACGGCAAATGCGGTCTGGTCACAAAAGATAAGCAAATCATAAAAATACTTAGAATGTCGGGAATACTTTCGATTTTTGATTTATTTAATACATTAGAAGAAGGGATAGAAAAATATGAAAATAGGTAA
- a CDS encoding alpha/beta-type small acid-soluble spore protein, whose amino-acid sequence MNNREAKKGLDQFKKQVASELSINLQDGYNGNLTSKEAGSIGGEMVKRMVESYENSMK is encoded by the coding sequence ATGAACAACAGAGAAGCTAAAAAAGGCTTAGACCAATTTAAGAAACAAGTTGCTAGCGAACTTAGCATTAATCTTCAAGATGGATATAATGGTAATTTAACTAGTAAAGAAGCCGGTTCTATCGGTGGTGAAATGGTTAAAAGAATGGTTGAATCTTACGAAAATTCAATGAAATAA
- a CDS encoding MerR family transcriptional regulator: MKYTITQASNILDCKPYLLRFYEDEFELQIPRGSNNRRYYTTKEIDIFRYIEALKGEGKRNKEIKETLHKSKDEIIFEEIEEEKPKEEDNNITCLIKTINSLREEIENLKQQDAFKQRDELITENARLKMKLKEKSYELSILKEKYNALKQAKKRSLFKFE, from the coding sequence TTGAAATATACTATTACACAAGCATCCAATATTTTAGATTGTAAGCCTTATTTATTAAGATTTTATGAAGACGAATTCGAACTTCAAATCCCCAGAGGCTCGAACAACAGAAGATATTATACGACAAAGGAAATCGACATATTTCGTTACATAGAAGCCTTGAAAGGCGAGGGAAAAAGAAATAAAGAAATAAAAGAAACTCTTCACAAATCAAAAGATGAAATTATTTTTGAAGAAATCGAAGAAGAAAAACCAAAAGAAGAAGATAATAATATTACGTGTCTGATAAAAACGATAAATTCTTTGCGTGAAGAAATCGAAAATTTAAAGCAGCAGGATGCGTTTAAACAAAGGGACGAACTTATAACCGAAAACGCAAGACTTAAAATGAAATTAAAAGAAAAATCATATGAATTATCGATTTTAAAAGAAAAATATAACGCTCTGAAGCAGGCTAAAAAGCGAAGTTTATTTAAATTTGAATAG
- the thiI gene encoding tRNA uracil 4-sulfurtransferase ThiI, whose protein sequence is MKKMIMVKYGEISLKGLNRKYFIDLLAKNIRLSLRKFENIKVHTIQSRIIVSGYNNEDEDKIIERLKKVFGIVYLTKCYEVEKDMDKIKEVALMVMKEGGYETFKVETKRSDKKYPLKSPEISKDVGAYVLINTDDLKVDVKNPEAVLKVEIRENAYVYAGDIRCNAGLPVNSSGIGGLLLSGGLDSPVAGYLMNKRGMKVVGLHFHSYPFTSMDAKEKVKDLAEVLSDYNMGINLVNISLTKIQEQIISNCEGEYLTVILRRFMIKIANRLKNKFDLKALITGESLGQVASQTIEGISCTNECSALPILRPLIAFDKTEIVDISRKIGAYDISIRPYEDCCTIFVPKHPIIKPKLSRVLEEEAKLDVEDLIEETINEIEIIKL, encoded by the coding sequence ATGAAGAAAATGATAATGGTAAAGTATGGGGAAATAAGCCTTAAAGGACTTAACAGGAAATACTTTATAGATTTACTCGCAAAGAATATAAGACTTTCTCTTAGGAAATTCGAAAATATAAAAGTACATACGATACAAAGCAGGATAATCGTAAGCGGCTATAACAATGAAGATGAGGATAAAATAATCGAAAGACTTAAAAAAGTTTTCGGAATAGTTTATTTGACAAAATGTTATGAAGTCGAAAAAGATATGGACAAGATAAAAGAAGTAGCTTTGATGGTCATGAAAGAGGGCGGATATGAGACTTTTAAGGTAGAAACCAAAAGAAGCGATAAGAAGTATCCTTTAAAATCCCCCGAAATAAGTAAAGATGTGGGAGCATATGTACTTATTAATACTGATGACTTAAAAGTCGATGTGAAAAACCCTGAAGCGGTTTTAAAGGTAGAAATAAGAGAGAATGCATATGTTTATGCGGGAGATATTAGATGCAATGCGGGACTTCCCGTTAATTCAAGCGGGATAGGCGGACTTCTCTTATCCGGAGGACTCGATTCTCCGGTTGCGGGATATTTAATGAACAAAAGAGGAATGAAAGTCGTAGGACTGCATTTTCACAGCTATCCTTTTACCAGTATGGACGCAAAAGAAAAAGTCAAAGACTTGGCGGAAGTTTTAAGCGATTATAATATGGGAATAAACCTTGTAAATATCAGCCTTACTAAAATACAAGAGCAGATAATATCCAACTGCGAAGGCGAATATTTAACGGTGATACTAAGAAGGTTCATGATAAAAATAGCAAACAGACTTAAAAATAAATTTGATTTAAAGGCTCTTATTACAGGAGAAAGCTTGGGACAAGTGGCATCGCAGACCATAGAAGGTATTTCATGTACAAATGAATGTTCCGCTCTTCCGATTTTAAGACCTCTTATAGCTTTTGACAAGACCGAAATAGTAGATATTTCAAGAAAAATCGGAGCTTATGATATTTCTATCAGACCTTATGAGGACTGCTGTACGATATTCGTACCGAAACATCCTATAATAAAGCCGAAACTATCCAGAGTTTTGGAAGAAGAAGCGAAGCTGGACGTAGAAGATTTGATAGAAGAAACGATAAATGAAATAGAAATAATAAAATTATAA
- a CDS encoding cysteine desulfurase family protein, with protein sequence MEEIYFDNAATTVCYEEVSKEVNRYFLKEYANPSAVHKKGFEAGKILKETKDNLLKLLGIDSKRRVIFTSGASESVNLAVKGTLAKYKNLEDINIITTDIEHPCVTNTFRYFESLNVNTKYITVNEFGVVNIDELINSIDEHTKLVSIIYVNNEFGVVQDIENIIKKIKEKNENVLVHIDATQAVGKVDMRLKEADMISLSAHKFHGPKGVGALVLKENITLIPLIHGGGQQESFRSGTINTPLIAGFNEAIKITYKNYKENKNIYKELFEYAVKKLNENIKDFQINTPYEKADISYHILNVSFKGIKGEVLLHMLEEYNIYVSVSSACSSRNNSVNTILQAIGVEDELIKGTIRISFSEFNTKEEIDYFILKLKECINRLNLLNKYK encoded by the coding sequence ATGGAAGAAATCTATTTTGATAATGCCGCGACTACGGTTTGTTACGAAGAAGTATCGAAAGAAGTAAATAGATATTTTTTGAAAGAATATGCAAATCCTTCCGCGGTTCATAAAAAGGGGTTTGAAGCAGGCAAAATACTTAAAGAAACAAAAGATAATCTTTTAAAATTGCTTGGTATCGACAGTAAAAGAAGAGTCATCTTCACTTCGGGAGCAAGCGAATCTGTCAATCTTGCGGTAAAAGGAACCCTTGCAAAATATAAAAATCTTGAAGATATCAATATAATTACCACCGATATAGAACATCCTTGTGTAACGAATACATTCAGATATTTTGAAAGTTTAAATGTAAATACAAAATATATTACAGTTAACGAGTTTGGTGTAGTAAATATTGATGAACTGATTAACAGTATTGATGAACATACCAAACTTGTGAGCATTATTTATGTAAATAACGAGTTCGGTGTCGTTCAGGATATCGAAAATATAATAAAAAAAATAAAAGAAAAGAATGAAAATGTTCTCGTTCATATAGACGCAACACAAGCTGTCGGGAAAGTCGATATGAGATTAAAAGAAGCGGATATGATTTCTTTAAGCGCTCATAAATTTCACGGCCCCAAAGGTGTCGGTGCTCTTGTACTCAAAGAAAACATAACCCTTATCCCTCTTATTCACGGCGGAGGACAGCAGGAAAGCTTTAGGAGCGGGACGATAAATACTCCGCTTATTGCCGGATTTAACGAAGCTATAAAAATAACGTATAAAAATTATAAAGAAAATAAAAATATTTATAAAGAATTATTTGAATATGCGGTCAAAAAACTAAATGAAAATATTAAAGATTTTCAAATAAACACTCCATATGAAAAAGCAGATATATCTTATCATATATTAAATGTAAGTTTTAAAGGTATAAAAGGAGAAGTGCTTCTTCATATGCTGGAGGAATATAATATTTACGTTTCGGTTTCCAGTGCGTGCTCCTCAAGGAACAACAGCGTGAACACCATACTTCAGGCAATAGGTGTGGAAGATGAACTCATTAAAGGGACAATAAGGATAAGTTTCAGTGAATTCAATACAAAAGAAGAAATTGATTATTTTATTTTAAAATTAAAAGAATGTATAAATAGATTAAATCTTTTAAATAAATATAAGTAG
- a CDS encoding alanine/ornithine racemase family PLP-dependent enzyme, producing the protein MKPTLKINLNKIYDNAKIVKDTLDKYNVDITSVTKLHCCNPVIVDTLMQAGIKKFGDSRIDNLKNIKDIDAEKWLIRLPSISEAEEVVKYSDISLNSEYDTVKALNEEAKIQNKVHDILLMFDVGDLREGYFDKKDIVDSAKRIKNLTNIRLRGVATNLTCYGGVLPDENNLTNLVKVNELLEAELNTNLDIVSGGNSTSYTMFREDNPVKGVTNIRIGDTILFGRDCTYRSHIEGMNKDAFIIKAEIIEIKEKPSIPIGRRGFSALNSKPEFVDEGIRKRAILSVGKQDIDMDMFPLDNDTKILGGSSDHLIIDITDSKKDYKVGDTFELYMYYTATLRAFTSKYVVKEFI; encoded by the coding sequence ATGAAACCTACATTAAAAATCAACTTAAATAAAATATATGACAATGCAAAGATCGTAAAGGATACTTTGGATAAATATAACGTAGACATAACATCCGTGACCAAACTTCACTGTTGTAATCCCGTTATCGTTGATACTTTAATGCAGGCGGGAATAAAAAAGTTCGGAGATTCCAGAATAGATAATCTTAAAAACATAAAAGATATAGACGCGGAAAAATGGCTTATAAGACTTCCGAGCATTTCAGAAGCCGAGGAAGTCGTAAAATACAGCGATATATCTCTTAACAGTGAATATGATACAGTTAAGGCTCTTAATGAAGAAGCTAAAATACAAAATAAAGTTCATGATATACTTCTTATGTTCGATGTAGGAGATTTGAGAGAAGGTTATTTTGATAAAAAAGATATAGTTGACAGTGCTAAAAGGATAAAAAACTTGACTAATATCAGACTCAGAGGAGTAGCCACAAACCTTACATGTTACGGTGGAGTGCTTCCCGATGAAAACAACCTTACAAATTTGGTAAAAGTAAACGAGCTTTTGGAAGCTGAGCTGAATACAAATCTTGACATAGTTTCCGGAGGCAATTCTACCAGCTATACAATGTTCAGAGAAGATAACCCTGTAAAAGGGGTAACCAATATAAGGATAGGCGATACCATTTTATTTGGCAGGGACTGTACTTACAGAAGTCATATCGAAGGAATGAACAAAGACGCTTTTATAATAAAAGCGGAAATAATAGAAATCAAAGAAAAGCCTTCTATCCCAATCGGCAGAAGAGGTTTTTCGGCTCTTAATTCAAAGCCCGAATTTGTTGATGAAGGTATAAGGAAGAGAGCAATATTGTCCGTAGGTAAGCAGGATATAGATATGGATATGTTCCCATTGGATAATGATACAAAGATCCTCGGCGGAAGCAGTGACCACTTGATAATAGACATCACAGACAGTAAAAAAGACTATAAAGTCGGAGATACTTTTGAGCTTTATATGTATTATACTGCGACACTAAGGGCTTTTACTTCTAAATATGTGGTTAAGGAGTTCATTTAA
- a CDS encoding PFL family protein, producing the protein MIYKDVLDTIKMLEVENLDIRTTTLGISLLDCFDSDYKKATNKIYDKITSLAKDLVKTADTVADEYGIPIVNKRISVTPIALACANNVDEWIEYAKALDNAAKEVGVDIIGGYSALVQKGCTKSDESFLESIPYALTETTNMCSSVNLGSTKSGINFNAVKKMGPLIKKAAYLSREDNSFGCAKFVVFANAVEDNPFMAGAFHGVGEAEKVINVGVSGPGVVKTALEGMKGATVDEIAETIKRTAFKITRAGSLIGHEVSKRLDVPFGILDLSLAPTPAIGDSVAEILEVMGLERCGAHGSTAALAMLTDAVKKGGIMASSHVGGLSGAFIPVSEDNRMIAAVEDGCLKFDKLEAMTSVCSVGLDMIAIPWDTPEDTISAMIADEAAIGVINNKTTAVRVVPVYGKKVGDKVDWGGLFGSAPIMEVNSFKSGDFIQRGGRIPAPVHSFKN; encoded by the coding sequence ATGATATACAAAGACGTACTTGATACTATTAAAATGCTGGAAGTCGAAAATTTGGATATAAGGACTACTACTCTCGGTATTTCTTTGCTTGACTGTTTCGATTCCGATTATAAAAAAGCCACAAATAAAATATATGATAAAATCACTTCATTAGCCAAAGATTTGGTCAAAACCGCAGATACTGTTGCAGATGAATACGGTATCCCTATCGTAAATAAAAGGATCTCCGTAACACCGATAGCTCTTGCGTGTGCAAATAATGTTGACGAATGGATTGAATATGCAAAAGCACTGGATAATGCCGCAAAAGAAGTCGGAGTGGATATCATCGGAGGATACTCCGCACTCGTTCAAAAAGGCTGTACGAAGAGTGATGAAAGTTTCCTTGAATCTATCCCTTATGCTCTTACGGAAACTACGAATATGTGTTCAAGCGTAAACCTGGGAAGTACAAAATCCGGTATCAACTTTAACGCAGTGAAGAAAATGGGACCTCTTATCAAAAAAGCCGCTTATTTGAGCAGAGAAGATAATTCTTTCGGATGTGCCAAATTCGTAGTGTTTGCAAATGCTGTTGAAGATAATCCTTTTATGGCGGGCGCATTCCACGGCGTGGGAGAAGCGGAAAAAGTCATAAACGTAGGAGTAAGCGGACCGGGTGTTGTCAAGACTGCCCTTGAAGGCATGAAAGGTGCTACCGTAGACGAAATAGCTGAAACTATCAAGAGGACCGCATTTAAAATCACAAGGGCCGGTTCTTTGATAGGTCATGAAGTAAGCAAACGACTTGATGTTCCTTTCGGTATCTTGGATTTATCTTTGGCACCTACTCCCGCTATAGGAGACAGTGTTGCTGAGATACTCGAAGTGATGGGGCTTGAAAGATGCGGTGCTCACGGAAGTACGGCGGCTCTTGCAATGCTTACCGACGCAGTGAAAAAAGGAGGTATCATGGCTTCAAGTCATGTCGGAGGTCTGTCGGGAGCTTTCATTCCGGTAAGCGAAGACAACAGGATGATAGCCGCGGTTGAAGACGGATGTCTTAAATTCGATAAACTGGAAGCTATGACAAGCGTATGTTCGGTAGGTCTTGATATGATAGCTATCCCTTGGGATACTCCGGAAGATACTATTTCAGCTATGATTGCCGATGAAGCGGCAATAGGCGTGATAAACAATAAAACCACAGCCGTAAGGGTCGTACCTGTTTACGGTAAAAAAGTCGGCGATAAAGTAGACTGGGGCGGACTTTTCGGTTCTGCACCTATAATGGAAGTAAACAGCTTCAAAAGCGGTGACTTCATACAAAGGGGAGGAAGGATACCTGCTCCCGTACATTCATTTAAAAATTAA
- a CDS encoding ACT domain-containing protein — MKAIITVIGKDKTGIIYNVSKVLSELKVNIEDISQTVMQDYFTMLMLVTIDEEKTSFKSLKEELDKTAEEVGLSIRLQKEELFDTMHKI; from the coding sequence ATGAAAGCAATTATTACTGTAATAGGAAAAGATAAAACAGGTATCATTTATAATGTTTCAAAAGTACTCAGTGAACTTAAAGTAAACATTGAAGATATCTCTCAAACCGTTATGCAGGATTATTTTACAATGCTGATGCTCGTTACAATAGACGAAGAAAAAACTTCATTTAAATCTTTAAAGGAAGAACTTGATAAAACAGCCGAAGAAGTTGGTTTATCCATAAGACTTCAAAAAGAAGAATTATTTGATACTATGCATAAGATTTAA
- a CDS encoding MBL fold metallo-hydrolase, translating to MKVKYLYNSGFIIETDRHILVIDSMHKTNVENKNNKKEVYFATHSHMDHYNKFILEKETVVLSDDIKVKEHERKNKIYFVKPYDKLKVDDIKIETFGSTDLGVSYLIEVDGKLIFHSGDLNWWHWENDDKETQENEAVAYEKEIYKLKNVLGGKKLDLAFVPVDRRLGENSTLAINLFLENIGAKEVFPMHFQGNYRYIKDLEPIKEKFKDINIHIIEEENQEFSI from the coding sequence ATGAAAGTAAAATATCTATATAACAGCGGATTTATAATCGAAACCGACAGACATATTTTGGTAATAGACAGCATGCACAAAACTAACGTGGAAAATAAAAACAACAAGAAAGAAGTATATTTTGCGACCCACTCCCATATGGATCATTACAATAAATTTATTTTGGAAAAAGAAACCGTGGTACTGAGTGATGATATAAAAGTAAAAGAACATGAACGTAAAAATAAAATATACTTTGTAAAACCTTATGATAAATTAAAAGTTGATGATATAAAAATCGAAACTTTCGGTTCGACGGATCTCGGAGTAAGTTATTTGATAGAAGTTGACGGAAAACTCATTTTTCACAGCGGGGACTTGAATTGGTGGCACTGGGAAAATGATGACAAAGAAACACAGGAAAATGAAGCAGTAGCTTACGAAAAAGAGATTTATAAACTTAAAAATGTCCTCGGCGGCAAAAAACTTGATCTCGCATTCGTTCCCGTAGACAGAAGGCTCGGTGAAAACTCTACTCTTGCGATAAACTTATTCCTTGAAAACATAGGTGCGAAAGAAGTATTCCCAATGCACTTCCAGGGCAACTACAGATATATAAAAGATTTGGAACCGATAAAAGAAAAATTTAAAGATATAAATATACACATAATCGAAGAAGAAAATCAGGAATTTAGTATTTAA
- a CDS encoding GNAT family N-acetyltransferase, whose product MKDITVKTDRLNIIPLEISELKIMYENEKDNEMKSAYKEMIINMEKHKGFEEWCTNWEIKLKSGVTVGGLCFKGKPDTKDSVEIGYGIDEDYRNHGYAAEAVRYISEWALKQKNVKFVCAQTNKENKISQKVLIGSGFIRDGYGDEDLLFKKTL is encoded by the coding sequence ATGAAAGATATAACAGTAAAAACCGACAGGCTCAATATAATTCCCCTTGAAATCAGTGAGCTTAAAATCATGTATGAAAATGAAAAAGATAATGAAATGAAATCGGCATACAAAGAAATGATAATCAACATGGAAAAACACAAGGGTTTTGAAGAGTGGTGTACAAATTGGGAAATAAAGCTAAAGTCCGGTGTGACTGTAGGAGGGCTTTGTTTTAAGGGGAAACCTGATACTAAAGACAGCGTAGAAATCGGATATGGTATCGATGAAGATTATAGAAATCATGGATATGCCGCAGAAGCGGTAAGGTATATCAGCGAATGGGCATTAAAACAAAAAAATGTTAAATTTGTATGCGCCCAGACAAACAAAGAAAATAAAATTTCTCAAAAAGTTCTTATAGGCAGTGGTTTTATACGTGACGGATATGGGGATGAAGATCTTTTATTTAAGAAAACATTATAA
- the deoC gene encoding deoxyribose-phosphate aldolase, which produces MREYKDLENLSRMIDISAVRTDVTVKEIDTLVEMAKKYNFIAAFVMPVFEEYLAEKLKEVPNTKLGIAVGFPSGAEPTKMKIIGVEDGHKLGADEFDMVINVGALKSGMYDVVSDDIKAVVDAADGKPVKSILEIAYLTDDEIKRASEIAVKSGVTFVKTGTGWADKPTTVETIKLIKSVVGNDAKIKAAGGVRSLDTVYDMIDAGCSRFGIGLTSAVKIMEDAYKILGK; this is translated from the coding sequence ATGAGAGAGTATAAAGACCTTGAAAATTTAAGCAGGATGATAGATATCAGTGCCGTCAGAACCGATGTAACAGTAAAAGAAATAGACACATTGGTTGAAATGGCAAAGAAATATAATTTTATAGCGGCGTTCGTTATGCCGGTATTTGAAGAATATCTTGCCGAGAAGTTAAAGGAAGTACCAAATACCAAACTCGGTATTGCGGTTGGATTTCCTTCAGGTGCAGAGCCCACAAAGATGAAAATAATCGGTGTTGAAGACGGACATAAGCTTGGTGCCGATGAATTTGATATGGTCATAAATGTAGGAGCTTTAAAATCGGGAATGTACGATGTCGTTTCCGACGATATAAAAGCAGTCGTTGACGCAGCTGACGGCAAACCCGTTAAATCAATATTAGAAATCGCATATTTAACGGACGACGAAATAAAAAGAGCAAGTGAAATCGCAGTAAAAAGCGGAGTTACATTCGTTAAAACGGGTACAGGTTGGGCGGATAAACCTACGACGGTGGAAACAATAAAACTCATTAAATCCGTAGTGGGTAATGATGCTAAAATAAAGGCTGCGGGCGGAGTAAGAAGCTTGGATACGGTTTACGATATGATAGACGCAGGCTGTTCAAGATTTGGTATCGGTCTTACTTCTGCGGTAAAAATCATGGAAGACGCATATAAAATACTTGGTAAATAG
- a CDS encoding GntR family transcriptional regulator codes for MDKVYQYSKLYTYFKEKIENGYYKPGDLIPPEPEIEKMFNVSRTTVRKAVDLLSREGFLKAQQGKGTVVTDNKTMQSLNHVTSVSETLRHKGYDVKPKNIFIDTVAADDFISDRLGIENGTTIIRIQRIQLANGVPIAIVKNYLRKEDVPDIVKRQDEIYSLYAFLEKEYGINFDSATELISAKNATFEESQMLNVPVGNALIELKRTCFMGDNPICIDHSKIVGSKYELEIEMVGRER; via the coding sequence ATGGATAAAGTATATCAATACAGCAAATTATATACGTATTTTAAAGAAAAAATTGAAAACGGATATTATAAACCGGGAGATTTGATACCCCCGGAACCCGAGATAGAAAAGATGTTTAACGTTAGCAGGACAACTGTAAGAAAGGCTGTGGACCTGCTTTCCCGTGAAGGTTTTTTAAAAGCTCAGCAGGGGAAAGGTACCGTTGTAACGGATAATAAAACAATGCAGAGTTTGAATCACGTTACTTCCGTATCTGAAACATTAAGACATAAAGGTTATGATGTTAAACCGAAAAATATTTTTATAGATACCGTTGCGGCTGATGATTTTATAAGTGACAGGCTTGGTATAGAAAACGGTACTACCATTATAAGGATCCAGAGGATACAGCTTGCTAACGGAGTGCCTATAGCAATAGTAAAAAACTACTTAAGAAAAGAAGATGTTCCGGATATCGTAAAGAGACAGGATGAAATATATTCATTATATGCATTTTTGGAAAAGGAATATGGAATAAACTTCGATTCTGCAACCGAGCTTATCTCTGCAAAGAATGCAACTTTCGAAGAAAGTCAAATGCTCAATGTACCTGTGGGAAATGCTTTGATTGAACTAAAAAGGACGTGTTTTATGGGAGATAATCCTATTTGTATTGACCACTCAAAGATAGTGGGAAGTAAATACGAACTGGAAATAGAAATGGTAGGAAGAGAAAGATAA
- the spo0A gene encoding sporulation transcription factor Spo0A, with product MVYKVAIADDNEKFALAVKNHFEEKENYNVVGVVGNGKDLIDVVEKERPDILLVDTIMPMLDGIGVLEKLNKKNMKDYSPHVVMMSAVGGESFTRQTVNLGADYYFLKPFDLGELSREIDAYFSPDVLDTPKKGQQKKDKNYQVAVTSILHEVGVPAHIKGYIYLREAIKLVIDDVELLGGITKTLYPMIAEKYNTTPSRVERAIRHAIEVAWNRGKVETIDKIFGYTIDQNKGKPTNSEFIAMVADKMRLDIGQYA from the coding sequence ATGGTATACAAAGTTGCAATAGCAGATGATAATGAAAAATTTGCCTTGGCTGTTAAAAACCATTTTGAAGAAAAAGAAAATTACAACGTTGTGGGAGTAGTAGGTAACGGAAAGGATCTTATAGATGTGGTTGAAAAAGAAAGACCCGACATCTTACTTGTAGATACTATCATGCCTATGCTTGACGGTATTGGAGTTTTGGAAAAATTGAACAAGAAAAATATGAAGGATTATTCACCTCATGTTGTTATGATGTCTGCAGTGGGAGGAGAATCTTTTACCAGACAAACCGTGAACTTGGGAGCGGATTATTATTTCTTAAAACCGTTTGACTTGGGGGAACTATCTAGAGAAATCGATGCATATTTTTCTCCTGATGTTTTAGATACACCTAAAAAAGGACAGCAGAAAAAAGATAAAAATTATCAGGTAGCCGTGACTTCCATCTTGCATGAAGTCGGAGTACCTGCACATATCAAAGGTTATATTTATTTAAGAGAAGCTATCAAACTCGTAATCGACGATGTTGAATTACTGGGCGGGATTACAAAAACTCTTTATCCTATGATCGCAGAAAAGTATAACACCACTCCAAGCAGAGTTGAAAGAGCGATCAGACATGCGATAGAAGTTGCATGGAACAGAGGTAAGGTGGAAACAATAGATAAGATTTTCGGATATACCATCGACCAAAATAAAGGTAAACCTACGAATTCGGAATTTATAGCTATGGTTGCCGATAAAATGAGACTGGATATCGGACAATACGCTTAA